The Sulfolobus sp. A20 genomic interval ATATTCAGCCATAGCCATACCAATTTCTCCCAACTCACCAGAGGCGTAAAGTTCTAGAATAACTGCCTCTGGAGAGACACCATACTTTTCTGTTACCACGTCAAAATAGGCTTTCATAGTGGCGACAAGTAAGGGAGCCCACGTGTGCTCGCTTAATAAATCTAACAAAGCTTCTTCTTCGAAAGATGACCTAACTGCAACTCCACCTTCTTTGCCTATAGCCCCTATAGCTGAAGCTATTCCTATTGCGTAATCCCAGGCTTTCCCGGAGTAATCGTTTGCTACACCTATTAAGACTGGGTAACCCTTACCTTGTTTATGCAATGTCACTATTCCTTCACCTATCATTCTGGGAGCTACCATTATTGTGTCAACGTTCTTAGGTGGCTTAACAAATCCAAAAGCCACGTTATAACCTGAGGCGAAATCTAGGACGAAACCATCCTTTTTCTCAATTATCTTTTCCACACTTTTATAAATCTCAGGTTGAACCTCATCTGGTATTAACATTAATGCTATGTCAGCCCTTTCAAACGCTTCTGGAATATCATAAACTTTAAAACCATCCTTTTCAGCTTTTCTCGCGTATTCATCCCTTATGTTTCCTACGATTACGTCCAATCCGTTGTCTCTTATTATATTAGCTTGTGCGTAACCTTGATTACCGTAACCTATTACCGCTATTCTCTTACCTCTCAGTATAGAGAAGTCTCCCTTTAAAATTAATTTATCCATATAATATAGTACTCTCTTAGATTTTAAAAAGAAAATCCTTACTTATAAGGTCACTATGACGTGCAGTCATCACTCTTCAGCAAAGACCAATCCGTTCATCAAAGATAATGTGTTCGAAAGTTAAAAAAGTCTTTAGTCGGTCTTAATCTTAAAGTACCTATTCTTATCCCCGGGGTCATAGTAGATTATCTTACTTGACTCTGAAACAAGTAGATCAATTAAGTCGTTTCTTAGACTATTTGCCCTCTTAGAATACAACTTCAACGTGTTCATCATAGACTTTGGCAAATCTATAAACGTCCCCCTAATGAAGTATGGCAACCTTTTCCATATATACTTTTCAGCATTCCTCAATAGTTCTAGCTTTCTCTCTGGAATCTTCAGTTTAGATATTTTAAGCTTACTCCTAAGATACTTGTATAAATAGAACGTGTGGTTAGCGTAAACAGCTAAAAATTGAATTAATGCAGGATTTACCCTCGTTTTAGCTACCGGCGTTAATAAATCATAGTAATCCCAGTTCAATGTGAATAAAGCTTTTTGTTGTAAAGAGTTAACGAATATTCTAGTCCCTGGAAGTGGTGTATAAATAGAAAACTGCACACCATCTGCTCCGGCATCAGCTAGCTTTCTAGAGAACTTTATGGTCGCAATTATATCCTTAAAAGTTTCATAAGGCGCACCCATCATCATTCCAACAAACACTATTACGCCGTTCTCATGAAGTACTTTAACAGCCTTTATTGAATCAGAAACCGCTAAACCTTTATGCATCTTCTTCAAAGTCTCTTGACTTCCACTCTCAACTCCCAAAAACGCTACCCTTAAACCCGCCTCAGAAGCTAACTTTATTAATTCTGGATTTCTAGCTGTTACGTCAGCCCTCATTTGGGTTATGAAATTTATAGTCAACTTCCTTTCTATCATCTCTCTGAATAACTTAGCTCTCTGACTCCTATTAGGCCATACAATGAATATATCATCGACGAAAAAGACCCAATTGTATCCTAGCTTTTTGATCTCCTCAATCTCCTTTAATATTCTAGGATTAGACTTATTTCTCCACTTATTACCCCACGTGGGAGTTACAGAACAGAAATCACATGCATAAGGACATCCCCTAGCTGTTTCAACACATGCCACATATTGATTTTCTCCAAATGCGTCAATCCTATATCTTTCCTTTTCTACTAAGTCAAAGGCTGGAAGTGGTAATTTATCCAAATCCTCAATTAATGGGGCAGGGGGAGTCCTTATTATCTTCTCCCCCTCCTTGTAAACTATTCCCCTAACATTTGAAAAGTCTCTATTTTTCATTGCGTTACCTATTTCCATAATTGTTAAATCTCCCTCACCCAATACCACTATATCAAAGCCGTCCTTAAGCATTTGGGTAGGTAAGAAAGTAGCGTGATGCCCTCCAGCAATCAGAATTACATCCTTTAGCTCCTTCTTTATTCCATTAGCTATCTTTACTGATACATTGTGAGAGGCTGTAGCATGTAAGGTTATTCCAATGATATCGGGATCATAACTTATTGCTAAGTTAACTACATCATCCACACTCGTCAAATCAGCTTCCATATCTATAACCTTAACATCCCAATTACCAGTAGCCCTTAAGTCTCCAGCCAATTGTAATAAGCCTAAAGGTGTTGGCATGAAGCCAAAGGACTTGTTGTAACCACTTCCGGTAGGATTAGTAGGTCTTATCAGAAGGGCTTTCATATTTTACTTAGATTCGTTTTGGTATTAAAGATTAGCTTATTAAAAATCATATTATGAAGTTTAAGCTATCAAACTAAAATTTAAGCAATAGCTCTTATGAAAATACACCAAACTCTTTATATGCTGACTTCCCTCCCGTCTAACCTTCGTCTGTAAAAATTAGGTGTAGGGTACTTGCAACTTAAAAAGATCTACATACAAGCAATGAGTAAATTTTTCTTTACTATCTTGAAATTTACAAAATGCTTATATTTGTCAAAGACTATACTAACATATGGATATATTTGAGGCAGTATCAAACGAGATCAGAAGGAAAATAATAAAGCTACTCCAGACTCCTAGGAGTTTTTCTGAGTTATGCGAGAGACTCAACTTAGAGAGCTCTGCCCTAGCCTTTCACTTAAAAAAACTAGATGGCTTAATAACTAAGGACGATAAGGGAAATTACGTCCTCACAGAGTTAGGGAAAAAAGCCTTATCAATAGTAAACATGATAGAGAGCCAAAACGTAATATTACCAGAAGAAAAAAGAGTATTAACACCAGTATTGATCGAGTACGCAGATAAGGTAATAATAGACAAAGGTATGTTGACTAAAATTAAAGAAGAGAACAAGAAATTAATAATAAGAAACGTCAATGAGGTAATATTCAAAGATGATATTGATGAAAACCTATTAAATGGCGTGTTAGAACTGATAGAGAACGTTATAACTATCAAGTCCCCTCCAAATCTAAAGGATATTATATCTAGAAAATCGAAGCAAGTTTTGTCAATAGAAGAGGAACTTAGCAGCGAAGAAGAGATCAATGAGGAGATAGGGAATATAGTGAGTGGAGTAGGAGGATTAGTAGGTAAAATAGTATCTAGAGTACTTGGTTCTAAGGACTTCTCAATTAACATAGGCTCACACCTAAGGGTAGTATATGACGGTCCTCTAAAAGTTAATGATAAGTTAAATATTGAGGTAGACGGTGGTGTAGTTAAACTAAGTAAGGGAGAACCACATCTCCTAGCTAAGTGTAGTTATATAGGAGACCTCGAAATAAATGATAATGGCATTAGTGCAGATGGTTGTTACATAAAGATAAGCTACCCCGATTTAAATCAACTTAGAGTTAGCGTTGACGGAGGGAAAGTAGAGATTAATGAAATAAAAGTAAACGATCTGAAGATTGACATGGACGGAGGATTAATTAGCCTAAACGTGAAGTGTAAGGATATGGTAGACATCACTTTAGATGGAGGGAAAGTTGATGGAAAAGTCCAGTTTGAGGACACTACCAAAGCGAGATTGAATATTGATATAGATGGAGGGATGGGGAAAATTGATGTATCAATACCTAAGGACTTTAGCGTTATAACCTCGTCGAGAGTAGACGGAGGAGTTGCGAGACTACCTCCCAATAGAGCTGGGAATAAAGGTGAACTAATAATAACTGCGAACGTTGACGGAGGGATTGTAACTATCAATGAAATATAATTTTCATCAATCCCATCCAGACTATTTCTGACCACCTTCCAGTCATAAAAGGCTTGACGCTATTTGTATAAATTTTTATCCTACTATGCTTCAATTTTAAAAAGTTTAACGTATTATGGACAACCATAGACACAGCAAGAGAATTTAAGGCATGAGAAGTTAGGGGTTTGGGTTTCATCGGATCTCATATATATCGACCCTTGGGCTTCACGGGAGTCAAGCGAATTTTTCGCCTTCACCCTCCTCTGTCCCATTAGCGGGATAACCCCAACCCACCATCTAAGTGGAGAAACATCTCGGGCTATGTAAGCCTTTTGGGATACATACCCACATCTGGCATTATGTAAAAAAATTAGTATGGAGTTACATAAACTTAATCCTCTCACTGAAACTGCTTACCACGGCAAATAGGTTTGATGTAAATAATAAGCCATGATCAAAGGCACAATATTTATCGGAAGTCTAGGAATGTAGATAGTGGAAAACTTGAAAAATATTTAATATTTTTAATCACTTACACATCTTATTCTTGGGATATTATATTAATTCTTCTTTGAGCTATTGACATATGTATTACCGTATAAAATATAGATTTTATATCGTAATAAAACCTTTTATTTTAACGTAGGTTTAATTTTTACGTTAAATACGTACATTTAAGTTTCTTTATAAACATAACTATTGCGCTGTGTTAAAAAACATTTATTCTGTCATTTTCAAGTGACATTTCAATGCCCCAATACGATATAATAACCCTATTATTCATTAACTCAAACAATATTAGTTCGTCTTCATTAAGTTATTTAAAAGCGTAAAAATGCGAGTCTTAATGCAAGAAATGCGAGAATCATTTGCTTAATTAAACGTTTATAAACTCACCGTTGCATCCCAAAAGGGATTGAAAGAAAAATGAGCAATTATTAGAGTGCAAGTTAATCTTAGAAAGAAGAATATAAAAAACAATTAAAGAATTAACTAACTTTCCTCCTTAACTCCTCTTCATTTTCTATAATACTAGCCAACTCTTTTAGGAACTTAGCCGCTGTATGTCCGTCCAATACTCTATGGTCGAAAGTCAAACTCAGCCACATCGTATATCCTATTGATATTGAGTCTCCTACAACAATAGGGCTCTTCTTTATTCTTCCCACACCTAATATTGCAGTCTGAGGTGGATTTATTATGGGAGTGAAGGAATCGATATCATACATTCCTAGATTTGATACGGTAAAAGTTCCCATAGCTACGTCATCTGGTGAAAGCTTATTTTCCCTAGCCTTATCTGCTAGCTGGTGAGCCTCTCTGGATATCTCTACTATGGACTTCTTATCTGCATTTCTTATTACTGGTACTATTAACCCTTGGTCTAGGGCTACTGCTATACCTATGTTGATCTCATCTAATATCTTAATCTCATCTCCTTCTAAAGTAGCGTTCAAATATGGATGTGTCTTTAAAAGACTTGAGGTTAACTTGACTATAATATCAGTGTAAGTTATCTTCTCTCCAGTCTTCTTCTCTATCTCCTCTCTTATCTTAACTAGATTAGTCGCATTTACCTCCATTGATAAGGTTACTTGGGCCATGGTTTGAAGGCTTTGGGTCATCCTCTTACTTATCTCCTTTCTCATCGGGCTCATTGGAATTATTTCTCTAACCCTTATTCCTAATAGACTAAATTTGGTCTTACTTTCTAATTCCCTTAATACGTCCTCTTCAGTTATCATTCCCCCTGGACCAGTTCCCCTTACTGCAGTTAAGTCTATACCTTTTTCTCTAGCTAACTTTCTTGCTCTCGGAGTAGACCTAACCTCTGCCTTAACCTCTGCCTTAACTTCCATCTTTTGTCTAACATCAAGAGGTTGAGTGACTTCTTCTCCTCTAGTTATTGGTGGTGGTGTTTCTCCCGGCATGCCTATAAAGGCTATTATCTGACCAACTGGCACCTCTTCTCCTTCCTTAGCGTAAATTTTAAGGATTATCCCACTTATTGGGGCTTTAATAGTGGTAGTTATCTTTTCAGTTTCTATTACGACTATATCTTCTCCAGCTTCAACCTTATCTCCTTCTTTCTTCTTCCATTCAACTATTTTACCCTTAGTCATAGTTAATCCAAGTTTGGGCATTACTACCTCTTTACCCAATTTCTTTCCCCCTATTCTCTTTATAGTAAGTTGTAATATATCTAATTCCCTTTTGAGGATTTATTAATAAGGGACCATCCCTTTCTACCCTAACCTTAACCTCTTGTGATTGATTTGCAACTAAATCTCTTTCACCATCAAACGCAATAACGTAATTACCTCTAGGTATCTCAATCTCTTCTCCTATCCTTAACGTTCTTACTTCACTGATGAAGACTTCTTTTATTAACCCTGGTGCTAATATGGCATTAATCTTACTGTGACCAATTCCGAACTTTATCATTAAGGAAAAATCGTCATCGAAATTTATTGGTTTAAGGAAGCTGGCGATTGAGGGTATGCCTATATCACCCAGTTCACCTTTGGATATGAAGGTATATCTGAGAGAGTATTCATCCCATATAGCCTTAGCCCCTACATACCATCCATCAATGAACGTTAAGTCTACTAGAGCGAAGTCTTTCTCTTCGTTATTAATCAACACTTTAATCGTTTTAGCCTTATCCAATATGTCGTAATAGTTCCCTTTCAAGAAATACCCTAGCATAACCCCCAATACTGTTGGCTCATAGGAAGCACCTAAGACGTTGTTAGTGCCTAAAGAAAGACCTAAAATTGGTGTAGTATCACCTATACCTTTAAACACAGCCCTTAATGTACCGTCTCCCCCTGCACTTACAATGGTCTTTACCCCTTTCTCCTTCATTATCTTTGAAGCGGTTATAGTATCGTTTACTGTATTTTCGGGCTTCATATTCACTTTAGTGAGCTTAAAATTTACTTTATCTTCAGTTTCCTCAATTAGGTCTAAGGATAACCCATAAAAGTCTGGCATTAATAATACTTCGTCCACGCTGTCAGTAGAATCTAGACCTAAGAGAAAGCGTTTTACCGCGTTAATTTTCGCATAACTACTTATATAAGATGCGTTACTTACTATTCTCCTTATATCCTTTCCGGACTCGGGGTTGATGATAACGCCAATGGAGTTCACTTCTTTTTACCCCGTAATGGACTTAACTGTGTTCACTATCTTCTTAGCATCTGGCAATACGTATTGCTCTAATGGAGGGCTAAACGGAATTGGAACGTTTGGTGTAGTTATTCTCTTTATGGGAGCATCTAAGTATTCAAAAGCCTCATCTGCAATGATGGAAGCTACCCAAGAGGCGAATCCACACCTATCATAGTCTTCATCAACTATTACCACTCTACCAGTCTTCTTAACTGACTTGAGAACTGTTTCCTTATCGAATGGTACAATAGTTCTTACGTCAACAACTTCTGCACTAATACCTTCCTTTCCTAAAGTCTCGTTAGCCTCTAAAGCGTGCCATACAGTTCTGGCTATCCCTATTATTGTCACATCCTCTCCTTCCCTTTTCACTTCAGCCTTACCTAAAGGTATTGTATACTCTTCCTCAGGCACTGGCCCCTTAACTCCATACAATACTTTGTTCTCCAGAAACACTACTGGGTCATCATCACGAATTGATGATATCAACAGACCTTTAGCGTCATATGGGGTTGATGGGACAACTACTTTTAAGCCAGGGACGTGAGCGAAAATGGAGTATAGCGTTTGAGAGTGTTGAGCTGCTGCACCTATTCCAGCTCCTATGGGAGCTCTTAATGTTAAGGGGACCTTCAGTTGCCCACCAGACATGTATCTTAGCTTTGCCATTTGGTTATATATCTGGTCCATTGCTACACCGAAGAAGTCTACGAACATTAATTCCACTACTGGCCTTAATCCAGCTAAAGCAGCTCCAACAGCAGCTCCTATATATCCTGCCTCTGAAATAGGGGTATCAATAACTCTATCCGTGCCAAACTTCTCTACTAAGCCTTTAGTTACTCCAAAAGCTCCTCCATAAACTCCTATATCTTCACCTATTAAAACTACAGAAGGATCTCTTTCCATCTCTTGCCTTAAAGCCTCATTTATGGCTTCCGTGAAGGTGATTTGTCTATTGTTCAAGTTTAAACACACCCCCCTTAATAAGAGTTATCTGTGAACACATCAGTTAGAGCCTCCTCTAGCTCTGGATATGGGCTCTGTTCAGCGAACTTTAACGCCTCACTTATTTCTTGTTTAGCTTCCAAATCTATCTTATCCAACTCCTCTGAAGTGGCAATCTTCATTGAGATTAGCTTATCCTTGAACAAAGTTATGGGATCTCTCTTCTTCCACATCTCCTCTTCCTCCTTATCCCTATATACCAATTGATCTCCTTCGAAATGACCGAAGAATCTGTAAGTTTTACAATGTAATAATGAAGGTCCTTCTCCTCTTCTAGCCCTATTTATTGCCTCCCTAGAGGCTTCATAAACTGCTAAAACATCCATACCATCGACTTCCACTGCTGGAACTCCAAATCCTAAAGCCCTATCTACGTAGCTCTTAGCAGCTGAATATCTGGGTTGCAACCTCCCTGGAGATAAACTCCTTGTAGACATAGCATACATGTTATCCTCGACTACGAACACAACAGGGAGTTTCCACACTGTGGCTAAGTTTAATGATTCCAATACTACTCCTTGGTTCATAGCCCCATCTCCAATAAAGGCAACTGCAACTCTGTCCAACCCCTTAAGCTTAGAAGCTAAAGCAGCTCCAACAGCGTGAGGTGCACCTCCTCCTACGATACCATTAGCCCCTAACATTCCTTTACTGAAGTCAAATATATGCATAGACCCCCCTTTTCCCTTGCAAACTCCAGTTTTCTTGCCCAATATCTCAGCTAACATTCTCTTAACGTCTAACCCCTTAGCTATGCAATGTCCATGTCCTCTGTGCGTGCTTGTGATGTAATCCTCTTCTTTTAAGTTACTCATTACACCTACAGCAACAGCCTCTTCTCCCACGTATAGGTGTACGAAACCTGGTATCCTTCCAGATGCGAACAACTCCTTTACCGTTAACTCATGATATCTTATCAGAAGCATCTTCCTATACATGTCTAATAGCTTATCCTTAGAAATTGATATTGACATGATATACCATAAAATAATTGCATTTTAAGATATTTAAACCTTACTTTTAAAATTTTTATTAGATTTACTTTAACACTCTTAATGACTCGCTTAGAACCTCCAAGTATGATGGATGTGGTAAAATTAAATTTAGAGCGTCTTTTAAACTAACCTCAAGCCTTATTAGTGCTGAGACCAATGAGACTACACTTTCAGCCTCAGGCATAAATGCTATCGCTCCAGTTACTTTGCCATCTCTTTCGCAAATCTTAAAGAGACCACCCTCATCTCTATCTATAATAGACTTAGTCAGGCTTAATGTATTAACAGTTACGCACTTTCCGGAAGGTACACCAGTATATGCTATTTGAGGATGAGTGTAAATGACTTTAGGAACTCCTTCAGCTATAAACTCCTCATTATATCCCAGTATATTTTTACCAGCTATAACTCCTCCATATATAGCTTCATGCGCAGTATAAGTGCCTATGATATCTCCAGCTGCGTAAACGTTTGGAGTTTCAGTTCTCAAAAATTCATCAACGTAGATAAACTTATCATGGGGTATCTCCTCGAAACCCTCTAAATTGGTTTTCCTACCGTAGGTCAAAAAGACAGCATCACCAGAGATAACCTTTCCGCTCTTTAAAGTGACTGAATTATCGTTTACCTTTACTACCTCTTCTCCTAAATATAGGCTTACTCCTAATTGGTTAAAATAACTTGTCACTACTGTAGATAGATCCTTATCCACGTTAGATAATAGTGAGGAGTTTCTGTCAACTAAGGCTACCTCTTTTCCTAACCTGTTCAATAGCCAGCTTAGTTCAATCCCACCTACGTCTCCACCTATTATGATAACCTTCTGATAATCTCCTCTTTCATAGGGTAAGTCTTCAGTATACTTCAAACCCTTTACTCTCTCCCTTCTAGTACCAGATGCTATTAATATCTTATCAACGTTTATCGAAGAATTCCCAGCATGAAGCATAGATGACCTTATGTAAGCATTGGAGTGAATTACTTCTACACCAATACTGTTAAGCATAGACTCTACTCCTTTACTTATCTTATTTATGGAATCTAGAGCAAAGCTTCTGAGCTCGTCAATGTCAAATTTAATTTCCCTCTTATAAGATGAAAGAAAAGAGGAGAGGGTTAGTGGTGTTAACATGGACTTAGTTGGTATACATCCATAAAGTACACAAGTACCCCCTAATCTGTCTTCTCTCTCTATTAAGACGACTTTAGCGTCCTTAGCTAGAGTAATTGACGCATAAACCCCAGCTGGACCGGAACCAATAATTCCTACTTTCATATTCCTATAGTAGATCATATGCTTAAAAATTTTTATCTAATATGAAATATTTTGCATTTTAATTATTTTATTTAAATAGTAAGAAAATTATAGAAAATTTATCAAAAATTATTATCACTTATTCTATGTACTAAGTCTGTTTCAAGAGTGAGTTTTTTGCTTAGAGAAACATAAAACAGTTCATTTCAAATTTTGAAAGATATTTTTAGACGCTAATGATTTTTATAAAAGGTTTTTTATCCTATTTGTGTGAAAAATATTTTAACTTTTTAGTCATGTTCTCAAATTTTTGAAAAACTTAAGTAAAAAATTAAGCCCTACTTTGCTTTAATTGTTCTATCTCTTTTTGTAGTTCAACTAACTTCTTTTCTAGCTCCTCAACACTCTGATTAGCAGATGGTTGAGAGTACATCTGCTGTATTTCCATTTCAGCCTCTATTCTCCCCTTCTTAAACTCTCCCATTGCTCTACCTAAGGATCTGAATATTTCGGGTATCTTAGATGATCCGAAGAATACTACGGCTATAACTACCAAGAGAATTAGTAAATCGGTAGGACTATCCAACATTTTTTACTACCTACCTTAATTTAAGGTCGATTTATACATTTATAAATTTTTCTAAAGTTAGAGAAACTTCTGAAGTTCTTAAATAGCCTTATCACGCTTTAATATTGATCGTAGTCTTAAAACTAAAACACTCTACGATTTTTGAACGTATAAATGCCGTTATATGATAAAGAATGAAGAAGCTCAGAGCAAAACCCATCCATCATCGATTCGCAGGAATGAGAAAATGCAATCATAACATTATCTCTAACTAAAGAACTGGCATTCTCCTGCCTTAAAAGACGAGGCTTGACATTTTATCGTTAAGTATTAGGCGATCTAAAGAATAAAAGCTTGAGAAGTTTTAATAAGTCTTATAAATCAAAAACTTTCGGAGAAATTTATACTAAGATATTTGTCTACACATGAAAATAGATTTAACCAAAGTAAAATGTTACTAGTAAATCGGAGAAATACAATAAAAACTTTTTAAAAATAAACAGATATGACTCTAATTCTTTATATCACTTATAGAGTTGAAGGTAAACATTAACGTAGTTTAATATATAAGTTTAACGTAATATATATGTATAAATATTCTTATCCTTGTTAGCAAAACAAGTAATTTATACAAAAACAAGAATTGTTTTTATTAAATAATATGTAATAAATTTAATATAGTTATAAGGATAAAAATTCAAGTAAATTCATATAATGCGCAACTATTTTTCACTTACGTAAAAAAACTTTTATGATTACAAACCTCGTTCACCTATCTAGTCGTGATAGATTCTTAGGCAACAACTTCATTCTCTTCTTAGGAAATATTAAAGTCCTAAAATGTAAACCTAATATTAAAGCTGTTAATGGTGGTAGCGTAATATAAGCTATGAATAAGGCTAGATCACCAACAGGTGAAAGAAGAATTATATTAGCTACTGGTATTGAAGTGGCTAGAATTAACGGTATTGAAACACAACAACTCCCTCCTCCTATTACTCCTAAGATGGGAATTATTAGAACTTCCTTTACTAACTTCGTCTTTTTGTACAAGTAAACTACTCTATCCATGATAGAAGCTATGAACAGTGCTATTATTATTCCCATGGAGATGGAGTAAAATGAAAGGTCAAGGAAGTAGTTTGGTGGAAATCCAATTGTGATAGAAGGGTTAAAGATCAAATTATATGCTAGAGATAGTAGTGAATTACCTATAAACGGTGTGAAGCTAAAGCTTAAGAATGGGCTATTAATTGTGAATAGTTTACCGTAAATACTAGTTAATAGCCTCTCTAGGGCTAAACTATATATGAACAGATGAATTGGTAAATAGGATAAGAATATCACGTAGAAGAGCCTAGAATTAAAATTAACCCTATCTTTAACTAATGAAACCACCATCATAATTAAAGTAGACCAAAAAATGAATAAACCTAGTCCTAAGAGTAAATAGTTATATCCGGTGTACGTCAGAATTAAGCCTAGGAACAGGCTTAATGAACGATAAATCCAAATACTAGGTTTCACGCACTATTATGTTTAAAAAAAGATTAAAAAAATTTCTTTTGCTAAAGCGTTTACGAGAAAACCATAATTCTCGTTTACTATAATTTGAAGAAGGGTAGTAAAAATTATTAAAAAACTTATAACCTTTTTATGAAGTTGAGGAGGATGTC includes:
- a CDS encoding NAD(P)-dependent oxidoreductase, producing the protein MDKLILKGDFSILRGKRIAVIGYGNQGYAQANIIRDNGLDVIVGNIRDEYARKAEKDGFKVYDIPEAFERADIALMLIPDEVQPEIYKSVEKIIEKKDGFVLDFASGYNVAFGFVKPPKNVDTIMVAPRMIGEGIVTLHKQGKGYPVLIGVANDYSGKAWDYAIGIASAIGAIGKEGGVAVRSSFEEEALLDLLSEHTWAPLLVATMKAYFDVVTEKYGVSPEAVILELYASGELGEIGMAMAEYGLFEQLKFHSTTSQYGHLSRAEKYYDIVKRICEEEAEKIQNGEFAREWTLEQIAGKVVLNSLWKKFTNSKMSMSEKELYEILGRKKD
- a CDS encoding B12-binding domain-containing radical SAM protein, producing the protein MKALLIRPTNPTGSGYNKSFGFMPTPLGLLQLAGDLRATGNWDVKVIDMEADLTSVDDVVNLAISYDPDIIGITLHATASHNVSVKIANGIKKELKDVILIAGGHHATFLPTQMLKDGFDIVVLGEGDLTIMEIGNAMKNRDFSNVRGIVYKEGEKIIRTPPAPLIEDLDKLPLPAFDLVEKERYRIDAFGENQYVACVETARGCPYACDFCSVTPTWGNKWRNKSNPRILKEIEEIKKLGYNWVFFVDDIFIVWPNRSQRAKLFREMIERKLTINFITQMRADVTARNPELIKLASEAGLRVAFLGVESGSQETLKKMHKGLAVSDSIKAVKVLHENGVIVFVGMMMGAPYETFKDIIATIKFSRKLADAGADGVQFSIYTPLPGTRIFVNSLQQKALFTLNWDYYDLLTPVAKTRVNPALIQFLAVYANHTFYLYKYLRSKLKISKLKIPERKLELLRNAEKYIWKRLPYFIRGTFIDLPKSMMNTLKLYSKRANSLRNDLIDLLVSESSKIIYYDPGDKNRYFKIKTD
- a CDS encoding winged helix-turn-helix domain-containing protein; the protein is MDIFEAVSNEIRRKIIKLLQTPRSFSELCERLNLESSALAFHLKKLDGLITKDDKGNYVLTELGKKALSIVNMIESQNVILPEEKRVLTPVLIEYADKVIIDKGMLTKIKEENKKLIIRNVNEVIFKDDIDENLLNGVLELIENVITIKSPPNLKDIISRKSKQVLSIEEELSSEEEINEEIGNIVSGVGGLVGKIVSRVLGSKDFSINIGSHLRVVYDGPLKVNDKLNIEVDGGVVKLSKGEPHLLAKCSYIGDLEINDNGISADGCYIKISYPDLNQLRVSVDGGKVEINEIKVNDLKIDMDGGLISLNVKCKDMVDITLDGGKVDGKVQFEDTTKARLNIDIDGGMGKIDVSIPKDFSVITSSRVDGGVARLPPNRAGNKGELIITANVDGGIVTINEI
- a CDS encoding dihydrolipoamide acetyltransferase family protein, with amino-acid sequence MGKEVVMPKLGLTMTKGKIVEWKKKEGDKVEAGEDIVVIETEKITTTIKAPISGIILKIYAKEGEEVPVGQIIAFIGMPGETPPPITRGEEVTQPLDVRQKMEVKAEVKAEVRSTPRARKLAREKGIDLTAVRGTGPGGMITEEDVLRELESKTKFSLLGIRVREIIPMSPMRKEISKRMTQSLQTMAQVTLSMEVNATNLVKIREEIEKKTGEKITYTDIIVKLTSSLLKTHPYLNATLEGDEIKILDEINIGIAVALDQGLIVPVIRNADKKSIVEISREAHQLADKARENKLSPDDVAMGTFTVSNLGMYDIDSFTPIINPPQTAILGVGRIKKSPIVVGDSISIGYTMWLSLTFDHRVLDGHTAAKFLKELASIIENEEELRRKVS
- a CDS encoding NAD(+)/NADH kinase, whose protein sequence is MNSIGVIINPESGKDIRRIVSNASYISSYAKINAVKRFLLGLDSTDSVDEVLLMPDFYGLSLDLIEETEDKVNFKLTKVNMKPENTVNDTITASKIMKEKGVKTIVSAGGDGTLRAVFKGIGDTTPILGLSLGTNNVLGASYEPTVLGVMLGYFLKGNYYDILDKAKTIKVLINNEEKDFALVDLTFIDGWYVGAKAIWDEYSLRYTFISKGELGDIGIPSIASFLKPINFDDDFSLMIKFGIGHSKINAILAPGLIKEVFISEVRTLRIGEEIEIPRGNYVIAFDGERDLVANQSQEVKVRVERDGPLLINPQKGIRYITTYYKENRGKEIG
- a CDS encoding alpha-ketoacid dehydrogenase subunit beta, whose product is MNNRQITFTEAINEALRQEMERDPSVVLIGEDIGVYGGAFGVTKGLVEKFGTDRVIDTPISEAGYIGAAVGAALAGLRPVVELMFVDFFGVAMDQIYNQMAKLRYMSGGQLKVPLTLRAPIGAGIGAAAQHSQTLYSIFAHVPGLKVVVPSTPYDAKGLLISSIRDDDPVVFLENKVLYGVKGPVPEEEYTIPLGKAEVKREGEDVTIIGIARTVWHALEANETLGKEGISAEVVDVRTIVPFDKETVLKSVKKTGRVVIVDEDYDRCGFASWVASIIADEAFEYLDAPIKRITTPNVPIPFSPPLEQYVLPDAKKIVNTVKSITG
- a CDS encoding thiamine pyrophosphate-dependent dehydrogenase E1 component subunit alpha encodes the protein MSISISKDKLLDMYRKMLLIRYHELTVKELFASGRIPGFVHLYVGEEAVAVGVMSNLKEEDYITSTHRGHGHCIAKGLDVKRMLAEILGKKTGVCKGKGGSMHIFDFSKGMLGANGIVGGGAPHAVGAALASKLKGLDRVAVAFIGDGAMNQGVVLESLNLATVWKLPVVFVVEDNMYAMSTRSLSPGRLQPRYSAAKSYVDRALGFGVPAVEVDGMDVLAVYEASREAINRARRGEGPSLLHCKTYRFFGHFEGDQLVYRDKEEEEMWKKRDPITLFKDKLISMKIATSEELDKIDLEAKQEISEALKFAEQSPYPELEEALTDVFTDNSY